The Cygnus atratus isolate AKBS03 ecotype Queensland, Australia chromosome 2, CAtr_DNAZoo_HiC_assembly, whole genome shotgun sequence genome window below encodes:
- the GFOD1 gene encoding glucose-fructose oxidoreductase domain-containing protein 1 isoform X2 yields MGKFTGIGKNVICDRTATPLDAFRMMTAAHYYPKLMSIMGNVLRFLPAFVKMKQLIQEGYVGELLVCEVQVHSGSLLGKKYNWSCDDLMGGGGLHSVGTYIIDLLTFLTSQKAVKVHGLLKTFVKQTDHIKGIRQITSDDFCTFQMVLEGGVCCTVTLNFNVPGEFKQDIIVVGSAGRLIVIGTDLYGQSNSSPQRELLLKDSTPVSNSLLPEKAFSDIPSPYLRGTIKMVQAVRQAFEDQDDRRTWDGRPLTMAATFDDCLYALCVVDTIKKSNQLGEWQNISIMTEEPELSPAYLISEAMRKSRMSLYC; encoded by the coding sequence gCATTGGAAAAAATGTCATCTGTGACCGAACAGCAACTCCCCTGGATGCCTTTAGGATGATGACTGCGGCTCATTATTACCCAAAGCTCATGAGCATCATGGGGAACGTCTTGCGCTTCCTGCCTGCCTTCgtgaaaatgaagcagctgATCCAGGAGGGTTATgtgggggagctgctggtgtgCGAGGTGCAGGTTCACAGTGGAAGCCTGCTGGGCAAAAAGTACAACTGGAGCTGTGATGACCTGATGGGAGGCGGAGGTTTGCACTCAGTTGGCACCTACATTATCGACCTCCTGACCTTCCTCACCAGCCAGAAGGCCGTGAAGGTGCACGGCTTGCTCAAGACCTTCGTGAAGCAGACAGACCACATCAAGGGGATACGGCAGATCACCAGTGATGACTTCTGTACATTTCAGATGGTTCTGGAGGGTGGTGTGTGCTGCACAGTGACTCTCAACTTCAATGTCCCTGGGGAGTTCAAACAAGACATTATTGTGGTGGGTTCGGCAGGCCGGCTGATTGTAATAGGCACTGATCTCTATGGACAGAGCAACAGCTCTCCTCAACGGGAGCTCCTGCTGAAGGACTCCACGCCGGTCAGCAATTCCTTACTTCCAGAAAAAGCATTCAGTGACATCCCGTCCCCGTACCTCCGAGGCACCATTAAGATGGTTCAAGCTGTCCGGCAGGCATTTGAGGACCAGGACGACAGGAGGACCTGGGACGGAAGGCCTCTCACAATGGCTGCCACCTTTGACGACTGTCTGTATGCCCTGTGTGTGGTGGACACCATTAAAAAGTCAAACCAGCTGGGGGAGTGGCAGAACATTTCAATCATGACCGAGGAGCCAGAACTGAGTCCAGCATACTTAATCAGTGAAGCCATGCGGAAGAGCAGGATGTCTCTGTACTGCTAG